Proteins found in one Mucilaginibacter terrenus genomic segment:
- a CDS encoding DUF3072 domain-containing protein encodes MATANDNKQTDAANASAPNNDHLKGTNAIKDPDEWTTGDEPMTGAQQSYLKTLSDQAGEEMDETLSKADASKKIDELQHKTGRGIED; translated from the coding sequence ATGGCTACAGCAAACGATAATAAACAGACCGATGCAGCTAACGCATCAGCACCTAACAACGATCATTTAAAAGGTACAAACGCTATTAAGGATCCGGATGAATGGACTACCGGGGATGAACCAATGACCGGCGCACAACAATCTTACCTTAAAACATTAAGCGACCAGGCAGGTGAAGAGATGGACGAGACGTTAAGTAAAGCAGACGCATCTAAAAAGATAGACGAGCTTCAGCACAAAACGGGTCGCGGCATTGAAGATTAG
- a CDS encoding alkaline phosphatase family protein: protein MKRLSFLFAFICLYSIAFSQSIAVVDTVQKIIPGRKNSPAQQKKPYVILISADGFRWDYTDKHNAVNLKRFRAEGVQAASMIPSYPSVTFPNHYAMVSGLYPSHSGLVNNVFYDRDRNDSYSMSNKVKVADGSWYGGTPLWVLAEQQKMLSASFYWVASESAIKNTRPTYYYTYNEKIDINNRIQAVVNWLKLPPAERPHFITFYFPQVDHAAHLKGPDDPETAHEVHFVDSAVNELYKAVKTTGLDVNFVFVADHGMTKVDNQNPIGIPAAIDTAKFKVSGDGILVELYAKDKTAIKSTFDELTKEAKDYKVYLKTNMPAKFHYGAKDDWHNRIGDILLIPNWPKVFNLYNKKTINPGWHGYDPTVVKDMHATFYAWGPAFKKHLKIQPFANVDVYNMISRILGLKITGKVDGTGALANKILIKKR, encoded by the coding sequence ATGAAAAGACTCAGCTTTTTATTCGCGTTTATCTGCCTTTACAGCATTGCATTTAGCCAGTCTATTGCCGTTGTAGACACCGTTCAAAAGATCATTCCGGGGCGTAAGAACAGTCCAGCTCAGCAAAAGAAACCTTACGTTATCCTGATCTCTGCCGATGGCTTCCGTTGGGATTATACAGACAAACACAATGCAGTAAACCTAAAACGTTTCCGTGCAGAAGGCGTGCAGGCAGCATCTATGATTCCGTCGTATCCCTCGGTAACATTTCCCAACCACTACGCCATGGTAAGCGGCTTATACCCATCTCATTCTGGCTTAGTGAACAATGTTTTTTACGACCGAGACCGTAACGATAGTTACAGCATGAGCAATAAGGTAAAGGTTGCTGATGGTAGCTGGTACGGCGGTACGCCGCTCTGGGTGCTGGCCGAGCAGCAAAAAATGTTGTCTGCAAGTTTTTACTGGGTAGCGTCAGAATCAGCCATAAAAAATACGCGCCCTACTTACTATTACACTTACAACGAGAAAATAGACATAAACAACCGTATACAGGCTGTGGTGAACTGGCTCAAACTCCCGCCTGCAGAACGCCCGCATTTTATAACTTTTTACTTCCCGCAGGTAGATCATGCCGCACACCTGAAGGGTCCAGATGATCCCGAAACAGCGCACGAGGTGCATTTTGTAGATTCAGCAGTGAACGAGTTATACAAGGCGGTAAAAACAACAGGGCTGGATGTGAACTTTGTTTTTGTTGCCGACCATGGCATGACCAAAGTGGACAATCAGAACCCCATAGGTATACCAGCCGCAATAGATACCGCAAAGTTTAAGGTATCCGGCGATGGTATTTTGGTAGAGCTTTATGCTAAAGATAAGACAGCCATAAAAAGTACTTTTGATGAACTTACCAAAGAAGCAAAGGACTATAAGGTTTACCTCAAGACCAACATGCCTGCAAAGTTTCACTATGGTGCAAAGGACGACTGGCACAACCGCATAGGCGATATTCTGCTGATACCTAACTGGCCAAAAGTGTTTAACCTTTATAATAAGAAAACTATTAACCCGGGTTGGCACGGCTACGACCCTACGGTTGTTAAAGATATGCATGCTACCTTTTACGCATGGGGCCCTGCATTTAAAAAGCACCTTAAGATACAACCCTTTGCCAATGTTGATGTTTACAACATGATAAGCCGTATACTTGGCCTTAAAATAACCGGGAAGGTTGATGGTACCGGTGCACTAGCAAACAAAATATTGATTAAAAAGAGATGA
- a CDS encoding glycoside hydrolase family 5 protein, giving the protein MKKRALFLVCYFITLASSLAQPAGSPVALHGALSVKNGIIVNKNGLPPQLRGVSMSWSLWQGEKYYNPEVVNWLAKDFKISILRAAMGVQPAHGYLQEPDRQKKMMVAVIDEAIKRGIYVLIDWHDHNSHLHIPQSKAFFAEMARKYAGIPNVIYEIWNEPERIGWDTVKNYALQIIPEIRKYDKKNLIIVGSPHWDQDVDIAAADPVTGFNNIAYSFHFYASDKNHQQPLRDKANKALKMKLPLLVTEWGVGEATGNGQFSRSKTKVWADWLEANKLSWVNWNLTDKDETTAILEPGAPVNGGWKEEQLTNAGAYIRDRLRLLNK; this is encoded by the coding sequence ATGAAAAAACGTGCTTTATTTTTAGTCTGCTACTTTATTACGCTTGCTTCATCTTTGGCGCAGCCTGCGGGTTCGCCAGTGGCTTTACATGGGGCGCTCTCCGTTAAAAACGGCATTATAGTTAATAAGAATGGCCTGCCACCACAACTACGCGGTGTAAGCATGTCGTGGAGCCTTTGGCAAGGGGAAAAATACTACAACCCCGAGGTGGTTAACTGGTTGGCAAAAGATTTTAAAATATCCATCCTGAGGGCAGCAATGGGTGTACAACCGGCACATGGCTACCTTCAGGAGCCCGACCGCCAGAAGAAAATGATGGTGGCAGTAATTGATGAGGCAATTAAACGTGGCATATACGTGCTGATTGACTGGCACGATCATAATAGTCACTTGCATATTCCTCAATCTAAAGCCTTTTTTGCGGAAATGGCCAGGAAGTATGCAGGTATCCCAAATGTGATCTATGAGATATGGAACGAACCAGAGCGTATCGGTTGGGATACTGTTAAGAATTATGCCTTGCAAATAATTCCTGAAATAAGAAAATACGACAAAAAGAACCTCATTATTGTCGGCAGCCCGCATTGGGACCAGGATGTGGATATTGCAGCAGCAGACCCGGTAACTGGCTTTAACAATATTGCTTATTCCTTCCATTTTTACGCTTCAGACAAGAACCACCAGCAGCCGTTACGCGACAAGGCCAACAAGGCGCTTAAAATGAAACTGCCCTTATTAGTTACCGAATGGGGTGTTGGCGAAGCGACCGGCAACGGCCAGTTCAGCAGAAGTAAAACTAAGGTTTGGGCAGACTGGCTGGAAGCCAATAAGCTAAGCTGGGTAAACTGGAACTTAACAGATAAGGATGAAACAACTGCTATACTAGAACCCGGCGCACCCGTTAACGGTGGCTGGAAAGAAGAGCAGCTCACCAATGCCGGCGCATATATTCGCGATAGATTGAGATTGCTTAATAAATAG